A region from the Leptolyngbya sp. 'hensonii' genome encodes:
- a CDS encoding GNAT family N-acetyltransferase, translating to MNAEIRMIHLPVDNQAMMQQIAVLLVDSFRDNYPEAWPDLQSALEEVRASLLPGRLSRVAVNDRGMVLGWAGGIRQYDGNVWELHPLMVHPQYRYRGIGKALVADLKEQVRQRGALTLWVGTDDEMGMTTLSGVDLYGDVLGHIAHIRNLKGHPYAFYQKVGFVIVGVMPDANGPGKPDIYMAMPVG from the coding sequence ATGAACGCTGAAATCCGCATGATCCATCTTCCAGTAGACAATCAGGCTATGATGCAGCAGATTGCGGTGCTACTGGTAGACAGTTTTCGAGACAACTACCCGGAAGCCTGGCCAGACTTGCAGTCCGCTCTGGAGGAAGTGCGGGCTTCTCTTTTGCCTGGGCGGCTCAGTCGGGTTGCGGTGAACGATCGGGGCATGGTGCTAGGCTGGGCAGGGGGTATCCGCCAGTATGATGGAAACGTTTGGGAATTACACCCCCTGATGGTTCATCCTCAATATCGGTATCGAGGAATTGGTAAAGCCCTGGTTGCGGATTTGAAAGAACAAGTTCGGCAGCGAGGGGCCTTAACCCTATGGGTGGGCACCGATGATGAAATGGGGATGACTACTTTATCGGGCGTTGATCTATACGGTGATGTGTTGGGGCATATCGCCCACATCAGAAATTTAAAAGGCCATCCCTATGCGTTTTACCAGAAGGTAGGATTTGTCATTGTAGGCGTGATGCCAGATGCTAATGGGCCTGGGAAACCAGATATCTACATGGCAATGCCCGTAGGTTAA